The DNA window AGTTGAAGTTCGTTTGATTTTggattaaacaaatattttttatttatgaaaatgaagatcttttcattaaatttcgtaataatcctaaaaaaaaaaaacagaacatcaaacaagcccccTGGATGAAACAGCCCTCATCAGAACACTTGCGAAGCTCAGATTTTCTCTCTCTGCCGCATGCAAATTGCGGGATCCCCAAATCGCGATAAGGGCGCGCAGAATCTTCATCTTTGTAAGTCCGATGAACAAACAAATTCAATCTTGTTCGTTAACTCCGATTGTATTGAGAAAGAACAGTGTTCTGTTCTCTACCTTTCCATGGTTTTCCGGCTGAAGTTTTCGCTTTGCCGCCTGTCACCTTTCTTCAGTTTCATCACTCCATTTTTGACAATCTTTCATCCGTTAGTTTCTCAATGCTGTTCATTTCTCTCTTGTCTAgtaattgttttatttgttcTGTAATTTCAGAGAAAGCACTGTAAATAGATGGTAATATAGCCTTGGAATATTGTAAATCTGTTTCTCTCTGTTGAATGTAAGGGGCTTTAGTTCTTCTCATTTTCCTCTGTCTGATTCAGTCAATCTTCTTCATCTATTATCTTCTGCAAAACAAAAAGAAGCAGAAAGAAGATAGACTGAATTAGACAGAGGAAGGAGAAGAACAGAGAAAcagtttttgtttgttttcccCATTTACAACTTACTTTTTAATAAGACTTGGATGAGTTATTATATagcctaaaaccctaaaccaacTTATTATAGAAGCATCTATTGGTTAAGATAACCTGCTCAAGGCTATGTTACCCTACACATTGGTCTATAATATCTTCCATGTACCCTCATATATGGGTCACTAcaaacattttttgtttttcttgggTCAGGTTGACTTCAAAACATCTTATTGCATTACATTTGATCTAATTTCATGTATCAGAAGATGATCAAATTGATTGTATTTAACTGTTAGTTCCTTTTACTATTTTGTAGTGTGAATTAACAGACAGTGAAGAATCTGCAGAGGGCCTCCTGGTTGACCAAAGAACTAAGCATTTTGATATAGTATGCCCAAAAGTTGAGATTTTGGGCCTCAATATGATATCAGAAGATATGCACCAGAGACATATAAGGGTAtgcttgtttatttttatttttgaaaggatGAAACAATTTCATTTATCCACATTTTTGCGAAGATCGCAAAAATTGTGGTGAAAACAGCCCAACAAAAACAGTTTAGACCAAGTTATGACAAAAGTTGTCATAAGTTAGAATCAgtcaaaaactaaaaaacaaaGACTAACTTTCAATCGACAACACTGGATGAACACAATCGAACATTTCATTACATTTGGCAATGGTGGATCCATATTGCACATGTTTATATCATGCACAAGCGGAATTCCTTACCAGTTCcatgttaatcgctccactgtaTTCTatgttttcatttattacttTTACATTTATCCAATGGATGGGTGTTTTAATCATGTTCACGAGTTCATATCCTTGTTTGagtacaaatattttttactgCATAATTTGACTGTAGTTGTTCAGTTTCCCTGGCAAGAATTTAATGATTCGAGATGTTTGATAATTGAATCTATAGTTGTgcttattcattttctttttggaAATAATACATATCTTTTAGGATGCTTCTGCAAGTTCTTCTGGAAGCAAACTGAGATTTTCCCTGATTGACATGGGATTCACACCATCTGTTGTGGACAAAGTTATTGAAGAGAAGGGTATTGATGTTTTTGTTAAGGAAAAGAAATGAACGGTTGAATGTATCATTTTCGTAATGTTAAATGGTAGTGATGATCATCGCTGTCGTGATCccaattaattctttttaaatgtaGGCGAAGATGATGCTGACTTAATCATGGAGACTATATTCTCATATTCTGTAAGTGCACCTTTACATAAACAAAGTCATGGGACCATCCTCAAGTGCTGCCGGTCTATTATAATTTGCAAGAAATTTTGAACCAAAATCTCTGAATTTCAACTACTTAATATGCAAGCTGATTTTATAAAATGTGAAACTAATGTTGGGAAATTACTTGAAGATTATTTCACCCTTAAAATAACAtaacttaattagtttttaagaGTATTTAAGCTGTCTTTTGTATGCTTATACTGTACTACCGAGTTAAGTCATTCATAACTTATTGAATTAAACTAGGTATTTTAGTTTAATGTTTTTAGCTTGATTTGAGCTAAATCTAAAGCATTATGTGGTTTTAAGTAACacttatcaaatattaaataagcaCTTATTTTTTGTGATATGTTGTGTTATCGAACACCGCCTTAGTTTATAGATATTTGAAATATCTGTCTAATTTCAGTATCAAACATATTAAATTTGCACTCACTCTTTTGTAGTACAAGATGTTAGGAATGTTGACTGTTTCTGTATTCTAGTGTCGAAAACTTTAGTGCCTAAAGAGTTTGTACATGTCATGAGATGTTTTTTTATCTTCAGAAATCTCCAGTTGCAAGATCAGATTCTCTTGATGATTTGTTGATTGATAATAAGGATGAAATAGCTGTAGTTGGTCATTTGAAAGAGGTAAAATTCTTTTCTTATATCAGTATTGAAGTTCTTGTTTACTTTGTTGAAAAGTTATATTTAGTTGGCCTATTTCCGCTAGTTTTATTCATTATGTATGCATACAATTGGaacaattcaatatttattttactagcTACATAGAAACAGACTAATGAATATTTCCCAGCTTGACTAGTGGTTGGCTTGTTCTTAGATTCAACAGGTTCTTCATAAATCCAACTCATCAGATTCTCTTGATAGCTTATTTGGTGATCATGCGGTATTAAGCACTTCCTTCGAAGTTGTAGATGTCGTATATCCCAAAGAGGTATCTGTCTCTGATCGAGTTCTCAAGAAAAGAGTCCTTATCTTAACTAGATTTATTTATCGAGGAGCTCATTTTCTTTTGCTTCTAATAGTCATAACCAGATTTAAACATTTGGCCCCTTCTAATCTGTGCAGGAGCCAGATGTTTCTTCTGGAGAACATGTTGACAAAAGGGCAGCCTTGTTGATGATGAATTTCCCCTTGGATGAAGTTAACTTTGCACTAGCTAAGCTTGGTGTGTCTAATTGTGCACAAGTTGTCTTGCTTTCTTCTCTTAGGACCATGCATATCTCTCTCATATATAAGttgacatatatattttttttgaaaatagtcACTCGAACTCATGACCTTACGGTACGAGTTTTTTTACTCAATCACCGAGCTAAATGAGTTTTCACAAGTTGGCACATTCTCTTGTAAATCCTTTTGTTCTGTTTTTGCAAAAAGGAAAAAaccttatattataataaaaaggaTTTACAGAATTTTAATGAGATGATGAACATGTTCAGTTCTCATTTTCAAAAGcaaaaaagatattataaatGTCATCATATTCATTCGACCGACTAGTTTAAACAACTACATTACTAACAACATGCGTCGTGGATAACATCTGATCAGGATCCAATCCCCATTCGTTTCACAATGTCCAATTTGTGAGATTGTTCGGACTCTGTTTCCACACTCTAATCCGAATCAATACATTTGAGTAGATTTATTTCCATACTTCATCATCTCGCCTTATTGTCTTTGTCTAGCATTTTGTTCCCGCCATATATCGTAAATCATTGTCCCAAAAGCGCATCTGAAGCTCTTCGTTTAAACTCCTTTTCTTTTGTCTTCCGAATGACCCAATCCTTTAGGCAAATGTGCCGCAAAACAAATCTCTTATAGCTCTCTAGTTGTCCATCCacttaaataatcttatttggaaacacaaaatttttgttttgtcaAAAATTCACTATAGCATGATCTGAAAATTTATCAAAACATCAcctttttcatctatttttgGCCTAAAAACGCTTAATCTATTTCAATCATATCTTTATACCAAATGCAAACGAAATCACTTTCACCTTTTACTTTGGCAGTTTTCAGAACTGATTGTAATCAGgacaaaatactagtttccTAAAAGGCTCAGTTGAGTTCCTCAATATGTCAGAAGTGTATGACATTCACAAAACAGATGCTCCAGTGTTTCCTTCGCATCCCTGCACAACGTGCAATGAACTTTTCCCATGATCATAAACCTTCGTTTTGTCCTTCGTTGATAAGCTTCCACGAACCACCAACcaccctaaatcctaaacccaGATGAATTGATGCATATGAACCACATTTGTCGACCATACCACCTTGCTCCACTGAAACATACATGCTGAAAGCTATCAGGATGTAATCATTACATTACGATGTCTCATTTTTAGTAACATGGGAAATTTCTAGTCTCAGTTTCTATATTAGGATTCTAACCCGTTACTAGTATTCCTTTTACTTCATTGATATTGCAAATATTTCTAACTCATACCTGTGCGATAAATGTCAGGTGAGAGTGCTCCAGTCAGTGACCTTATGGACTTCATCTTTGCTGCTCAGATAGATAGAAAGCATAAGCAGGCTGCAGATgctcaaactcaaaatgcagAAGGAAAGAGCAAGGTACTTGTTTAGATTAAGAATATAGGTTGTAGCACTATTTAATCCTCCTATTGTAGACTGTTAACCAAAAACTAGTTGAACATTGATCTAAGCATGGGCTAACTACTACATGAATATTTTCTCTTAGTGCTGCGTTACAATTTCAAAGTGAATTCATGTATTAGTAACGATTTCAAGTGTGAAGCCGCACATAGAATGCAGCTAGCTAGATAGAAGAAAGTTTCAGCAATATAGGTTGGCTGACCAAATCATATTCTTAAAGGATCTGAAGCTTGTTGATgtgggtttatttgaaaaaattattgcttgatgaaaaagtggattctttgggttaaatgactaaaatgttataaaagataaagtaatggtattatagtattttagttaatgattttaatgatgATTGGATAAGGGTTATTTGGAACTGAAGATATAATCCAAAACTTTGCATAGCTTCATTTTTGGTCAAGACACAATAAGATACTATAGACCATTTTTAATTGCTTACCATAAATTATTGCATCTTCTTTTATACTATCCTTTGTGCTTTGTCTAATAGCTACAAATCTAAGTCTCTAATGGAAACAAAACTTTATCATCAGGATGATAATGCTGAGTCACTGTTTGGGACTATGGAAAAGACTTTACGCCTTCTTGAAATGGGATTCTCTGAGAATCAGATATCTGCTGCCATTGATAAGTATGGTAGGTACCTAATTTCAGAATTTTTAATGCTTTCTAACATGCATATGGCATTATAATAGATTGTCTGTTCTTCAATGCTAATAATGTATATCATCTATGTTTTTAAGGTCTTAACTAAAACTGAAAAGGATTTGAAAGGCACAGAAATCTCAATAGTTAGCTAGATAGATATtatgccttgtttgatgtgattatttatccaaataaatcAACATCATTACTCATTTCTTTCAtcaaattataaactaaaatacccttactttattcttttataacatttttaaatattaaattaccaAGGATATTTTAGACTATTTGACCCTAATAACCCAAATCAATTCTTCTATCCAATCATTCAAATCATGGACTAAAATATTCatagtttattttgtataatattttagaacaCCCTAAGTTGCCATGACTTAGGGGTCGTGCTATCTTccttcaaaaaaattaaaaacccaaATCTCTTTTTTGTCCaatcatttaaatcattaactaaaatattctttatttttttataacattttaaaatatgaaatattaaggTTTAGATCCTAATAACCCAaatcaatcacactttcatcGAACAAgacattttccaaaaaataaacacaggttattaaaaaataacccCACATCAAACAGACTTCTGATTTACTTTCTCTGCTAGAATTTTCTTTTTAGAGCTTTTCTAGCATAAACTGAAATCTACAACCTTAGAATCATTTGTGCTATTTTTATTCCAGGTGTCCAAGTGCCTGTTTCTGAGCTTGCTGGATATATTTTTGAAGATCATCATATTGGTGAAAAATCTGAGGTATTGTGCAATCTTCTTGCAATTGTTTTCATATCACACTTTATTCATCAATTTGCAGCTGGTGGTAGTTTGCGACTATGTATTTACTACATATGTCGACACTTTCTGGATCTGAATTCAGATCCTAATAAAAAAACGGccataaatttatttggaaacacCTTTTCTTGTTAGTATCTCATCACATCCATGTTTGATAACAGAACTTAATCAAACATAGAATTTATTGACTATCtagaaagtgttttcaaatgggcaGTTCCAACTTTATTCGTTTTGTTATTGCAGAAGGGAAAGAGTGGAAATATCTCCGGTTCTTCAAGCTACCAATTTCCTCCACCATTTGAAATAAAAACAGAGGACTTCACTACCGAAACTGTTCCTCATTTTAGGGACACTAACACGGAGAGATACATGGGAAAAAGGCCTAAAGAAGAATACAATGACGATCTCGAAGCCCTAAAAAGGCCAAAACAAGAATATGACGATACATTCCATACCGTTGCTAACCCGATATATGGAGATAAGAAAAAACACGATTCCATATCATCAAAGTCTCAATCACTTTCAATAAGGAAAGAGCCCCGCAAGAAAATAGCTAAAGATGCAGCTCTACTCTCCAAGCCAAAATCATGCAGGAGTCTCGATCAAGCTGCTGCAAAACCTCCTTATTTCTTCTTCGGAAGCGTCTTGGATTTATCGCAAAACTCCTGGACAAAAATATCACAGTTCCTTTTTGCAATCGAACCAGAGCTTACAAACACTCAGTACTTCTCGGCAATGATTAGACAGGAAGGGTATGTCCATAATCTTCCAACCGAACCAAGATCTCATATTCTTCCAAAGCCTTCAATGACTATCAAGGAAGCATTACCACACACGAGAAAATGGTGGCCTTCTTGGGATACTAGGAAGCAGTTAAGCTCCATAAATCCCGAAATTGATGGGATTTCGCAAGTATGTGAGAAGCTAGGACAAATAGTATCTAACTCTAACGGTATTCCTTCGGTTGATCAACAGATGAACATTATCCATCAGTGTACGTCCCGGAATCTTCTGTGGGTGGGTCATAATAAACTGGGATCGTTAGATCCCGAACATCTCGAGGCTATAATGGGTTATCCGATAAATCATACACAGGCAAACGAGTTTAGCCGAATTGAAAGACTTCAAACTCTTAAACAGAGCTTTCAGATAGATACACTTGGTTATCATCTTTCCTCACTCAAGACTTTGTTACCTAATGATTTGGTGGTTCTGTCGATTTATAGTGGAATAGGTGCAACGGAGATTGCTTTGAATCGGCTTGGATTTCAACTTAAGGGTGTTGTATCGGTTGAGCCGAGTGAGGTGAAAAGGAAGATTTTGAACAAATGGTGGGAGAATAGTGGGCAGAGTGGAGAGCTAGTGCAGCTTGATGATATTCAGAAGTTGTCTACTAATAAACTGGAGAGTTTGGttaagaaatttgggaggtttgATTTTGTGATTTGTCAGAACTTGTCGAATGGGAACCCACACAAGAATGGGGCTAGTGATAGCTTTGGGGGTCTAGATTTCTCGTTGTTTTGCGAGTTTGTTCGTGTGCTGCAACGGGTAAGGGCTATGATTGGCAGAACCAAGTGAGTATCTTAGTTACTTGTTTCTTAGATAAGTCTTTGGTATTAAAAGAAACTTGACTCTTAAGTGTATGAGCTGAGCAGAGCAGATAGATAGATATCTTTAGAACTCAACCTGCCTACATTTCAATATCTCTCTGTCTTTGAATGTGTCTCTCTTTCTGCCTAATTGCAAAATGCAATAGGGATGATTGACTCTTAAACCGATCTTGTGGATTATGTGATATTAGTAATAATGGCTTCATTTTGAAACACTTTTTTTCTGTCAAATTTTGATTCATAAGagaacatatttataaatttattggtAGTTTGGATCCATTTTGATAAAGAAATAGAAAGTGTTTTCTTAATAGTTTATCATGTCTTGGAATAGCCGCATTTTGTTAcaataattataacataatattaatgttattcACTATATTCTGAAAATATAAGCAGCATATACAATTTGTAACTTTCAAAATAGTAAGTTCAAGTCTATTTTAGTTTTGGCTAGGGTCAACTTTGATAGGATTAAATGAGTATCtacaaattctataaaattgGGATTCACTTTGTTCAAGAATTCATTTAGGTATAGAAGAAGCAAACTGCAGCCAAATAACCCAAGCTCAAACAACCtcttatgataaataaaaggaaagaaaaaatggAATTATTAAAACCAAAATAAGTAGCAGGGTGCATTCAAACCGATTTACCAACCCAAAAACATCTGATCTACCAAATATAGGTATGAATCTTacataattgtttaataaaataatttgtttgaaattgttatcTACAAAGAATTATTGAGTGTATAAAGTCGAATATAAGATCTTGATTAAGTATAACCCAcaaatgtaatttaaattttgttcaaAAAACCGAGCCACAATCACCATCCTGTGAGCAGTGTGGAAAGAATTAGGTCAGATTTACTTACATCCTTTCCAACTCCGTCGAATGATTTCACTCCTCTTTTACACCGTCCGCAGCATGTCTTCAACTTCATCCATCTGATTTTATTCTTTAGTCATTTTGGTCAGGAAATAGTAATAAAGAGGAGCTAGCAAAACCAACAAATAACTAATATCTTaggattttattatttgaaataatgcACATTTCACAATGTTTTGAAAATACCAGAAAAGCTTGAAAAGCTGCTAATGGCAAGTATACTTCACTGTGAGTTGAATAAAAAATCAGCGATGCTCGTTTAGATAAAGTTATGAATGCGCATTAATTAGGttaatcaaaacaaacaaatttatacaCATAAGCCATAACTTCtacaaagaataaataaaataaaataaaacgagcacaataaaaatgaatatatatcaCATTAGAGTAAAAGATTGCAAGGTCAAGGCAAGATACTGATTTTCTTCGACAATGTTTTAGTTGATTATggataatttatgaaaaatgatgttataatttgaactatattgatttttttttttataggtttTTCATCATTTGGTTACAACCTtaaattttattcttcaaaAAAAGTTATAGGtgcaaataattaaacatattaatattaaaaatattttctataaaatataaaaaacatctCCTTTAAACTAAGTCatgtgaaataaaaaaagtttacttaaaatttataaacttttaaaacctcgagtattttttacaaaaataataagtttaatttaaaaatatattaattatatattattattattatttatatataattgattattttatatattaacaattttaaatatatatatatatatatatatatattaatataaaattaataaaaaacaaataataaataaataacagtactataaaaaagtaatacttaattgtaaatttaattatattaattaattaatttgaataaatatttatttttaacatttataaatataaatttacttcTTCTAAGTATAAAATCgcaatatcaaaattatttaaaaatttacaatGGTAAAtcttattattctaaatttaaaagtCTTTAACTATAAATTCTTTTGGCTCAATTTAAGCAACATTTGCTTACTTTTATGTCTTTAAACATTCACTTTTGTTAGATTCTCAATCAtccctataattttttttttctcaagtacttttaataataattttggagATGGTGTATcattatttctctatttttttagactttaattttatttaatttgtccgaaattattaataaataatttggtgTCCAATTGATACGACATCAATATCAAATTAATAGAGATttctacaaatattttttaaaataatttagtagctcaaaattattttaaaaatataagttagaagataaaaaaattaagtatatacgcatactaacaaattaattaaccaaCGGATAAAcaaatatcttataattaagtttgtttattgaaatcttaattaatttatgaataactTTATTAGAAACAAATACCCTCATCatagatttaatttaaatgagtcCTTATTAATGGTACAATATATTTATTCCAACAATATCATCCTTCCCGAGCTGTTTGACCTCACCTCTATTTTGAAATGGCCACATAATAGAAGATTCAACACCACTGTGTTGCAAGTCCAATAGCATGACCTATTTCATGTAGGACCAATGTATAGATGTCAAATCCACCGGGCACAGCTCCGACCACCCATTTCTCCTCTTCATCAATGTGAACCTCGCCATCAGTAGATAAAAACTGTGGGCCAATATGTTACCAGGGCCTCAAAGGGATAGTCATCGCCTTTCGCATCAACGATTGAGAGTTTACTCACCCTGTCCCAGGTAGCTATAGCTCTACTTACTAGTAAAAAAGTCAATATCAATGGTTTTTCTGTTaatgttgataaaaaaaatggttagcATTGAGTTATAGCAACCACTCAAAAAGCGGTTGACATCTGTTAATAGAGCGAGCCTCAGTAGAAATTGTTCAAACATGAAATATCAATCGTTTTGGGACGGCTCGGCTGTAAATACTCAATAACAACTATTTTGTGGGCAGTTgttattaaacaatataaacGTCATAAGAATTGTTGTTATTATAACAACAACCGTTTTGTAAGCAGTTTCTATTGAGGAATATCAAACGTTATAAAGACGGTTGTCATCACTCAATATAATTAACCGCCATTAGATCTATTGTTAATAATCAATAACGACTATTTAGACGGTTGTCATCACTCAATATTAACCGCTATAAAAATTGTTGTAATTACTCAATAATCACTACAACAAATTGTTTCTCAAATgattaatcttattatattttgagtttgtttgatgatattctaattttttttatcattataattaaacGACTCTCCATTTGTATCAAAttgtttagttatttattattctcaaacaaacataaaagatctcaaacaaacataaacataaaaagtaaaaaatattattaatcacaaACCAATTAACTACAATAAATAAAGTGATGAAATAGTTAATAAAGACATGAATTAAGGAACTATGATGAGATGAGCCAAAGCGGTTGTGGCCGGATAGACAATTATGACAAACTTTTGTTCAGCCTGTCTAAATTGCAAATGAAGTAACCGATTTGTGATTAATAATATGATCACAAAATcctataaaaaatatgaataagaagaatttaattgaaaaaactGATATTCGATTAGAATtctattaaaagaaaaatgatatttaaataatattacgaTGAAGTTGAAAGCACAGGTTACCGACCTTTATCAATTCATTTCTGTCAAACATCCCGGATAGTCGCCATTTCCGCCGCATAGGAGGGAGATGTTTTTGTTGCGGCCACGAAGCTCCTAAAAGCGGAGTTGGCACATCTTGAGCATACGGATCAGATAATGAAGGCCTAAACCAATCTCTACACCGAGTGAGATTCAAACTCCCGATCTTTATTAGGCATAATTAACACTTAACCATTACACAACTTAATGAAGGCACATCTTGAGCATACGGATCAGATAATGAAGGCCTAAACCAATCTCTACACCGAGTGAGATTCAAACTCCCGATCTTTATTAGGCATAATTAACACTTAACCATTACACCACTTaagattattgattttttttttataattttatgtataaatatataattgatatgaagaacaattatatatatggaatgttatatatatattatgaaaattagaTTTAATATCTTTTGTTTAATAAGTGTCATAATAAGAATTAAAAGTCAAGTTAATATTAGACGTTATTATCTTTGGTTTAATAGGGTTCTTAATTAGTATTAATTCTGATcgttaaaatttttttttgtcctagtataaagtataaataaagTAGTTGTATTTGCAGAAAGAATATGAACTGAAATAAAaatctcttcattttttttaatcttattttgaGTTTGTGAGTTTGTGAGTGAATAAGTCGATTGTCCACTAATGtttctaacaaaatatatagtCTTGAAATACACTAAACCATACGAGCTCGAACTCAGAAC is part of the Impatiens glandulifera chromosome 1, dImpGla2.1, whole genome shotgun sequence genome and encodes:
- the LOC124922407 gene encoding probable inactive DNA (cytosine-5)-methyltransferase DRM3 isoform X2 translates to MISEDMHQRHIRDASASSSGSKLRFSLIDMGFTPSVVDKVIEEKGEDDADLIMETIFSYSKSPVARSDSLDDLLIDNKDEIAVVGHLKEVLHKSNSSDSLDSLFGDHAVLSTSFEVVDVVYPKEEPDVSSGEHVDKRAALLMMNFPLDEVNFALAKLGESAPVSDLMDFIFAAQIDRKHKQAADAQTQNAEGKSKDDNAESLFGTMEKTLRLLEMGFSENQISAAIDKYGVQVPVSELAGYIFEDHHIGEKSEKGKSGNISGSSSYQFPPPFEIKTEDFTTETVPHFRDTNTERYMGKRPKEEYNDDLEALKRPKQEYDDTFHTVANPIYGDKKKHDSISSKSQSLSIRKEPRKKIAKDAALLSKPKSCRSLDQAAAKPPYFFFGSVLDLSQNSWTKISQFLFAIEPELTNTQYFSAMIRQEGYVHNLPTEPRSHILPKPSMTIKEALPHTRKWWPSWDTRKQLSSINPEIDGISQVCEKLGQIVSNSNGIPSVDQQMNIIHQCTSRNLLWVGHNKLGSLDPEHLEAIMGYPINHTQANEFSRIERLQTLKQSFQIDTLGYHLSSLKTLLPNDLVVLSIYSGIGATEIALNRLGFQLKGVVSVEPSEVKRKILNKWWENSGQSGELVQLDDIQKLSTNKLESLVKKFGRFDFVICQNLSNGNPHKNGASDSFGGLDFSLFCEFVRVLQRVRAMIGRTK
- the LOC124922407 gene encoding probable inactive DNA (cytosine-5)-methyltransferase DRM3 isoform X1, encoding MISEDMHQRHIRDASASSSGSKLRFSLIDMGFTPSVVDKVIEEKGEDDADLIMETIFSYSKSPVARSDSLDDLLIDNKDEIAVVGHLKEIQQVLHKSNSSDSLDSLFGDHAVLSTSFEVVDVVYPKEEPDVSSGEHVDKRAALLMMNFPLDEVNFALAKLGESAPVSDLMDFIFAAQIDRKHKQAADAQTQNAEGKSKDDNAESLFGTMEKTLRLLEMGFSENQISAAIDKYGVQVPVSELAGYIFEDHHIGEKSEKGKSGNISGSSSYQFPPPFEIKTEDFTTETVPHFRDTNTERYMGKRPKEEYNDDLEALKRPKQEYDDTFHTVANPIYGDKKKHDSISSKSQSLSIRKEPRKKIAKDAALLSKPKSCRSLDQAAAKPPYFFFGSVLDLSQNSWTKISQFLFAIEPELTNTQYFSAMIRQEGYVHNLPTEPRSHILPKPSMTIKEALPHTRKWWPSWDTRKQLSSINPEIDGISQVCEKLGQIVSNSNGIPSVDQQMNIIHQCTSRNLLWVGHNKLGSLDPEHLEAIMGYPINHTQANEFSRIERLQTLKQSFQIDTLGYHLSSLKTLLPNDLVVLSIYSGIGATEIALNRLGFQLKGVVSVEPSEVKRKILNKWWENSGQSGELVQLDDIQKLSTNKLESLVKKFGRFDFVICQNLSNGNPHKNGASDSFGGLDFSLFCEFVRVLQRVRAMIGRTK